The Planococcus donghaensis genome contains a region encoding:
- a CDS encoding DUF2812 domain-containing protein encodes MKKMYRPFWSYDVEKTEEWLSQMENDGHVFEKLNRWTCCFYFKEADPESRIYRIAHDKFKSSTLAPTLQKEGWDVASRAGKWQISTNRQLKEIIKTSPTRDGVIKHNQTITYMFYRLLFYLLAVLIAPISFAYSYLFMGEAVVVKESPYWILTFLFFALVIGLVVVGIYSIVKITKTNNDLRGRIAVEVLPTSQRIDKQDERQLKHSGRRVTKIRLAWMYSPDKLENWLELMEQRGFNLQRVNRIGMIFHFTMGEPRYVAYKVDYQRQPPASYFTIHKEAGWSNCFNSISNLEKWTIWSQKYSQDQERPQLYSDVSSRINQAKKMVLTYTAFFLPFTLLYLYFLVNSFHQQTEISQWVSWGTFAFILCITIYGSLLVKLWTYYRRLKKQVAV; translated from the coding sequence ATGAAGAAAATGTATAGACCTTTTTGGAGCTATGATGTTGAAAAAACCGAAGAATGGTTGTCACAAATGGAGAACGATGGTCATGTCTTTGAAAAGCTGAATCGGTGGACATGCTGCTTTTATTTTAAGGAAGCTGATCCTGAATCGCGAATTTATCGAATTGCTCATGACAAATTTAAATCGTCTACACTTGCTCCCACTTTGCAAAAAGAGGGGTGGGACGTAGCTTCACGAGCTGGAAAATGGCAAATTTCGACGAATCGCCAACTTAAAGAGATCATTAAAACCTCACCAACTAGAGATGGCGTGATCAAACACAATCAAACAATCACATATATGTTTTATAGACTTTTATTTTATTTACTAGCTGTACTAATTGCCCCTATTTCTTTTGCTTATTCCTATCTATTCATGGGGGAAGCGGTTGTTGTAAAAGAAAGTCCTTATTGGATTTTGACGTTTTTATTTTTTGCATTAGTCATTGGTTTAGTTGTAGTAGGCATTTATTCGATTGTCAAAATCACAAAAACAAACAATGATCTTAGAGGCCGAATTGCTGTAGAAGTTCTTCCAACGAGCCAAAGAATCGACAAACAAGACGAAAGACAACTGAAACATTCAGGTCGCCGGGTAACCAAAATTCGTTTAGCTTGGATGTATTCCCCTGACAAACTGGAAAACTGGCTAGAGTTGATGGAACAACGCGGATTCAATTTGCAGCGCGTCAATCGAATCGGCATGATTTTTCACTTTACAATGGGCGAACCACGTTACGTAGCATATAAAGTCGATTACCAACGGCAACCACCTGCAAGCTATTTCACCATCCACAAAGAAGCTGGCTGGTCTAATTGCTTTAACTCTATTTCGAACTTAGAAAAGTGGACCATTTGGAGTCAAAAATATTCACAAGATCAAGAGCGACCACAATTGTATAGCGATGTTTCAAGTCGAATCAATCAAGCTAAAAAGATGGTCCTGACGTATACTGCCTTCTTTTTACCTTTCACCCTTTTGTACCTTTACTTTCTTGTTAATAGCTTCCATCAACAAACAGAAATATCTCAGTGGGTATCCTGGGGGACTTTTGCATTTATATTGTGTATCACTATTTACGGATCTTTGTTAGTTAAACTATGGACGTATTATAGACGTTTAAAAAAACAGGTAGCTGTTTAA
- a CDS encoding PadR family transcriptional regulator encodes MNIQKLLKKYVPMTETAFYILLSLTTPRHGYGIIKHVENLTAGRLVLGSGTVYGTLTKMQKDGVIVVFADEQRKTVYEITDTGKQLMTKEIQRLKELHQNALTFEEDFQ; translated from the coding sequence ATGAATATACAAAAACTGTTGAAAAAGTATGTACCGATGACGGAAACTGCTTTTTACATCTTGTTGTCGTTAACCACACCTCGCCATGGTTATGGGATTATTAAACACGTTGAAAATCTTACAGCTGGTCGTCTCGTCCTTGGATCAGGCACTGTATATGGCACCTTAACAAAAATGCAAAAAGATGGTGTGATTGTCGTATTCGCAGATGAACAACGAAAAACGGTATACGAAATTACCGACACTGGCAAACAATTAATGACGAAAGAAATACAGAGACTAAAAGAGTTACATCAAAACGCACTGACTTTCGAGGAGGATTTTCAATGA
- a CDS encoding S-layer homology domain-containing protein, translating to MKTFLITICFLLTLSLAFPIAAASDLPKAHPFYDEINYLINRDVVRGYPDGTMRPDVGVTRAEAVIMIGRLKGFDSKQRATNFSDVPASHQASGYIAAAATAKLITGYPDGTYRPNNTITRAEMAFILSRLFIVPFRAGVSFTDISPNMPVYEPIQQILAANITIGYPDKTFRPTEKVTRGQFSAFLARGLEAKFKNDATISHSYLRDKTKSYIYNTEYGTERHVYNYVPTRYGLEMGFVWSIYQEDGSLVTDTLEFETHEAYTFGMPYSEAYMELIYPVKVGQSWYTDTEYSAPRVITKTKVTVQTPYQTFTNAVEVTVPANPSFSEKGHVYYMVEGYGEVKSVELDGTIAKELKAVE from the coding sequence AAAAGCTCATCCGTTTTACGACGAAATCAATTATCTCATTAACCGCGATGTAGTGAGAGGATACCCCGATGGCACGATGCGCCCTGATGTAGGCGTTACTCGTGCAGAAGCAGTTATCATGATTGGCCGTTTAAAAGGATTTGATAGTAAACAGCGCGCGACAAATTTTTCAGATGTTCCCGCTTCTCATCAAGCAAGTGGATATATCGCAGCCGCTGCAACAGCAAAGTTAATCACTGGTTATCCAGACGGCACTTACCGTCCAAACAATACGATTACGAGAGCAGAAATGGCATTTATCTTGTCGCGTCTGTTTATTGTACCGTTTCGTGCAGGTGTCAGCTTTACAGATATCTCGCCGAATATGCCTGTCTATGAACCGATCCAACAAATTCTAGCAGCAAATATCACCATTGGTTATCCGGACAAAACGTTTCGTCCCACCGAAAAGGTAACCCGTGGACAGTTTTCTGCATTTTTAGCACGTGGCCTGGAAGCCAAATTTAAGAACGATGCAACCATTTCACATTCTTATTTACGAGACAAAACTAAATCTTATATTTACAATACAGAATACGGAACAGAACGCCATGTCTACAATTACGTGCCTACACGCTACGGATTAGAAATGGGTTTTGTTTGGAGTATCTATCAAGAGGATGGCTCATTAGTAACAGACACTTTGGAATTCGAAACGCATGAAGCATATACATTTGGCATGCCTTATTCAGAGGCATATATGGAATTGATTTATCCAGTGAAAGTCGGACAATCCTGGTATACGGATACTGAGTATTCGGCTCCTCGTGTCATTACAAAAACGAAAGTAACTGTTCAAACACCCTATCAAACATTTACAAATGCCGTAGAAGTTACTGTGCCCGCCAACCCAAGTTTTTCAGAAAAAGGACATGTTTATTATATGGTTGAAGGCTACGGAGAAGTAAAATCGGTAGAATTGGACGGAACTATCGCAAAAGAATTGAAAGCTGTTGAATGA
- a CDS encoding SPFH domain-containing protein produces MGFFGNQFSDVVEWEEFREDMIFWKWTNNEVKKGSKLIIRTGQDAIFINNGKVEGIFEDEGEYDIESEIVPFLSTLKGFRFGFNSGMRVEVLFVNTKEFTVRWGTQNPINIPSPQLPGGMPIRANGTFQFKVSDYIGLIDKIAGVRSSYLVEDVKIRITAILDQLLMRWISKEGKDMFNLQANAHEIGQGIQDDLNMQLMDDGMKVTRFQVMSFNYPKEIQDMINKSASHGMVGDVSKYQQISVADAMGKSSGSNTASDMAGMMMGMNIAKEMMDDQKKSETNKQQSTAESTNDSNPQATSGEKTVPKFCPNCGQKNEGANFCPNCGQKLG; encoded by the coding sequence ATGGGGTTTTTCGGCAATCAATTTTCAGATGTAGTAGAATGGGAAGAATTTAGAGAAGATATGATCTTTTGGAAGTGGACCAATAATGAAGTGAAAAAAGGCAGTAAGCTCATTATTCGTACCGGCCAAGATGCTATCTTTATTAATAACGGAAAAGTCGAAGGGATTTTCGAAGACGAAGGCGAGTACGATATTGAATCAGAAATCGTGCCCTTTCTATCTACGTTAAAGGGATTCCGTTTTGGCTTTAATAGTGGTATGCGCGTAGAAGTATTATTTGTAAATACAAAAGAATTCACTGTTAGATGGGGTACACAAAATCCAATCAATATCCCATCACCACAGCTTCCAGGTGGCATGCCCATTCGTGCGAATGGTACATTTCAATTCAAGGTAAGTGATTATATTGGCTTGATCGACAAGATTGCGGGCGTCCGAAGCAGCTATTTAGTAGAAGATGTGAAAATTCGCATCACGGCAATACTAGATCAGCTCTTAATGAGATGGATTAGCAAAGAAGGCAAAGATATGTTTAACTTACAAGCAAATGCGCATGAAATTGGTCAAGGTATTCAAGATGACTTAAACATGCAGCTAATGGATGACGGCATGAAAGTGACGCGTTTCCAAGTAATGAGCTTTAACTATCCGAAAGAAATTCAAGATATGATCAACAAAAGTGCGTCTCACGGCATGGTTGGCGACGTCTCGAAATACCAACAGATTTCTGTGGCAGACGCCATGGGCAAATCTTCTGGTTCTAATACAGCATCTGATATGGCGGGCATGATGATGGGTATGAACATCGCGAAAGAAATGATGGATGACCAAAAAAAATCAGAGACCAACAAACAGCAAAGCACTGCTGAGAGTACAAATGATTCCAATCCCCAAGCGACGAGCGGTGAGAAAACAGTACCGAAATTCTGTCCAAACTGCGGTCAAAAAAATGAAGGAGCTAATTTCTGTCCAAACTGTGGGCAAAAGTTAGGGTGA
- a CDS encoding sigma 54-interacting transcriptional regulator, translating into MNTLFLLPNTNEEIIETYDEDIIVTTKEGRIIKASPCSGDAYGVAAEDLLGKSVYDLEAAGIFSPAITPLVLKQKKKVVIRQNTPSGKKALITGIPLFNDSGEVDFVVSYSYDMSQLMVMKDYLVNLESEMSKVKGELAHLRNQQLHIEGCVMESPSSSRALQTAIKMAQLEVPVVICGEPGTGKTALAKFIHSQSSRQHAAFIEVNCSAIPESVFEISFTGLNAEGYMNLAANGTLVLNEIDHLSPASQISLLKILQQPHTARVIAISTTSLEQAVTDGNFREDLFYYLHLASIKLFPLRERPDDLDQTISRGVEELNQKYTQQKSISDDLYFHLLQLPWKGNFRELGNVLERSFIESESELITLDDLPIAYQPDQDERIGFELHGQTLPHILESVEKKVVLNAQKRYRTTTEMAHILGISQPSVVRKLKKYTHTPIGGEII; encoded by the coding sequence ATGAATACATTATTTCTGCTTCCCAATACTAATGAGGAAATTATTGAAACGTACGATGAAGACATTATTGTAACTACTAAAGAAGGTCGCATTATTAAAGCCTCTCCGTGCAGTGGAGACGCTTACGGTGTGGCGGCTGAAGATTTACTTGGTAAATCTGTTTACGACTTAGAAGCAGCAGGAATTTTTTCTCCTGCCATCACTCCTCTCGTATTGAAACAAAAGAAAAAAGTGGTCATCAGACAAAACACGCCCTCTGGAAAAAAAGCGTTGATCACGGGCATCCCTCTTTTCAACGATAGCGGTGAAGTAGATTTTGTCGTTAGTTACTCTTATGACATGTCCCAGTTAATGGTCATGAAAGACTACTTAGTAAATTTAGAGTCGGAAATGTCTAAAGTTAAAGGAGAACTTGCCCATCTTCGCAATCAACAACTTCACATTGAAGGATGCGTAATGGAAAGTCCTTCATCTAGTCGCGCACTTCAAACAGCCATCAAGATGGCTCAACTCGAAGTTCCTGTAGTCATATGCGGCGAACCAGGCACTGGTAAAACGGCCTTAGCAAAGTTTATTCACTCACAAAGTAGTCGACAACATGCCGCTTTTATCGAGGTCAATTGCAGTGCAATTCCCGAATCAGTCTTTGAAATCAGCTTTACAGGGTTAAACGCCGAAGGCTATATGAACCTAGCCGCTAACGGCACGCTCGTACTAAATGAAATTGACCACCTATCACCTGCTTCACAAATCTCCCTGCTCAAAATTTTGCAACAACCACACACTGCACGTGTAATCGCTATTAGCACTACATCGCTTGAACAAGCTGTTACTGACGGGAATTTCCGTGAAGATTTGTTTTACTACCTACATTTGGCTTCAATTAAATTATTTCCGTTAAGAGAAAGACCCGACGATTTAGATCAAACCATTAGCCGCGGAGTAGAAGAACTAAATCAAAAGTACACCCAACAAAAATCAATTTCCGACGATTTGTATTTTCATTTATTGCAGTTGCCGTGGAAAGGGAATTTCCGAGAGTTGGGCAACGTGTTAGAACGTAGCTTTATCGAAAGTGAATCTGAACTCATCACACTCGATGACCTGCCGATCGCTTATCAACCTGATCAAGACGAACGCATTGGCTTTGAACTTCATGGTCAAACACTTCCTCATATTTTGGAGTCAGTTGAAAAGAAAGTCGTACTGAACGCACAAAAGCGCTACCGGACAACAACTGAAATGGCGCATATTCTAGGTATTAGTCAACCATCCGTTGTCCGCAAATTAAAAAAATATACACACACACCTATCGGGGGGGAAATTATATGA
- a CDS encoding TFIIB-type zinc ribbon-containing protein produces MVIQYKCPNCGSDMAYDSESGHLSCPNCGRQDDIETFPETNIIRKFDPDEAKEYHCENCGAVILTEAETTATHCSFCGAPVLLADRLTGDLAPAKVIPFTISKEEAVAAFKKWTKNGRLTPRGFTSGDRIKKMTGMYVPFWLYDIEGKAEVAALATRVRSYTTGDTIYTETDFYDVRRELDLSYLKVPADASEKMDDELMDKLEPYNYGELKDFKMPYLAGYLAEKYDFDDEALFSRIESKIVPYIDSYISSTISGYSTVSYTNKQIHTHKKNVYYTLFPVWMVYYDFDNKEHTFAMNGQTGKVVGKPPISAFKVAAWFTGIAASTFAVVKAISFAVGGVFW; encoded by the coding sequence ATGGTCATTCAATACAAATGTCCAAACTGTGGCTCGGATATGGCATACGACAGTGAATCAGGTCATCTTTCCTGTCCGAACTGTGGCAGACAAGATGATATCGAAACCTTTCCAGAGACGAATATTATTCGTAAGTTCGATCCAGATGAAGCGAAAGAATACCATTGTGAAAACTGCGGAGCGGTTATTTTAACAGAAGCGGAAACCACTGCAACCCACTGTAGTTTTTGTGGGGCACCAGTATTGTTAGCAGATCGACTGACAGGAGACTTAGCTCCTGCAAAAGTTATTCCTTTTACTATTAGTAAAGAAGAAGCTGTCGCGGCCTTTAAAAAGTGGACGAAAAATGGCAGGTTAACACCGAGAGGTTTTACAAGTGGTGATCGTATTAAAAAAATGACAGGCATGTATGTGCCATTTTGGTTATACGATATTGAAGGAAAAGCGGAAGTTGCAGCGCTTGCAACGAGAGTTCGTAGCTATACGACAGGAGATACCATTTACACAGAGACCGATTTCTATGATGTTCGCCGGGAACTAGATCTCAGTTATTTAAAAGTGCCAGCAGATGCATCAGAGAAAATGGACGATGAGTTAATGGATAAACTGGAACCTTATAATTATGGAGAGTTGAAAGATTTTAAAATGCCTTATTTGGCAGGCTATCTTGCGGAAAAATACGATTTTGATGATGAGGCTTTGTTCTCCCGAATCGAATCGAAAATCGTCCCGTATATCGACTCATATATAAGTAGCACTATCTCAGGATACTCAACCGTTAGCTATACCAATAAACAAATTCACACTCATAAAAAGAATGTTTATTATACGTTGTTTCCCGTATGGATGGTCTATTACGATTTTGATAACAAAGAACATACTTTTGCGATGAACGGTCAAACTGGGAAAGTGGTCGGCAAGCCGCCGATTAGTGCGTTTAAAGTCGCAGCTTGGTTTACTGGAATCGCAGCTTCCACATTTGCTGTTGTAAAAGCAATTTCGTTTGCTGTGGGAGGTGTTTTTTGGTGA
- a CDS encoding TPM domain-containing protein — protein sequence MSTFKVKAILMICLVLLFIGIGGVTTFAAVDQHIYDEANLLSESEITELEAIATEYSQKQNADFLFLTTADEQSPDIVTYMGDFFDEWAVQNNQENAVLLTMNIATRDVYLAGFGTAETTLDDQRINLVLDRIIAEMQNGDYADAFRETVTTSSRYMEFRPGVNPENIFFKTWFQLGIALILGGIVVSFMLYNSAGRVTTTASTYVDSDHTRVTGTRDQFRNKTVSRRKVPKKSSGGGGFGGGGSTGGGRSFSGGGRNF from the coding sequence GTGAGCACTTTTAAAGTGAAAGCGATACTAATGATTTGTTTAGTACTCTTATTTATTGGTATAGGTGGCGTTACGACATTTGCTGCAGTAGATCAGCATATATATGATGAGGCCAATTTATTAAGCGAATCGGAAATAACCGAGTTGGAAGCTATCGCCACAGAATATAGTCAAAAACAAAACGCAGATTTTTTATTTTTAACTACCGCAGATGAACAGTCACCAGATATTGTTACGTACATGGGAGATTTTTTTGATGAATGGGCAGTCCAAAACAATCAGGAAAATGCAGTATTGCTAACAATGAACATCGCCACACGGGATGTTTACTTAGCTGGTTTTGGAACGGCTGAAACAACATTGGATGATCAACGCATTAACCTAGTATTAGATCGAATCATTGCTGAAATGCAAAATGGCGATTATGCTGATGCTTTTCGTGAAACAGTAACGACTTCAAGTCGTTATATGGAGTTTAGACCGGGTGTAAATCCGGAGAACATCTTTTTTAAAACATGGTTTCAACTAGGGATTGCGCTAATTCTAGGTGGAATCGTAGTCAGCTTTATGCTTTACAATTCAGCTGGCCGTGTTACGACAACAGCTAGTACGTATGTGGACAGCGACCATACAAGAGTAACTGGTACACGAGACCAATTCCGCAATAAAACCGTATCACGCCGTAAAGTTCCGAAAAAAAGCAGCGGTGGCGGCGGTTTCGGTGGAGGGGGTAGTACTGGCGGTGGCCGTTCATTTAGTGGCGGTGGCCGCAATTTTTAA
- a CDS encoding YjiH family protein — MTLLQSEKKTIESIDTWKFLIPSIIGALLFLCPIPYNGQITIGVGILASFLLTTFGDAIPAFIIILLGFSAIASITATALKPAFVQNSTFLRATFINGPFGLIVRILAFAFGIMAFYEIGPEAIASRNTGGVVLYDLAPVLLTWFLFAGILLPLLVEFGLMEFVGTLLNKFMRPVFTLPGRSSIDAMASWMGAAPVGVLVTMKQYDEGNYSGREASVIATTFSIASVAFSLVVANVVGIGHLFLPFYVAVSVACLVAAIIMPRIPPLSRKKDDYYAPVGKQVDDTIPEDASLFQWGFDEARRKASSAASPKKLAKMGIETVLDIWLALIPLVFALGTVALIVAEYTPLFKIISYPLIPVLTMFGLPEAAEAAPTFLVGFADMFLPAVLGGGIESELTRFVLAGVSLTQIIYMSEIGILILRSNIPVKFWELAVIFVLRTVITLPILVLFAHLFV; from the coding sequence ATGACTTTGTTACAAAGCGAAAAAAAGACGATCGAATCCATTGATACGTGGAAGTTTTTAATACCTTCCATTATTGGCGCACTGCTCTTCTTATGTCCGATTCCTTATAACGGACAAATAACAATCGGTGTCGGCATTTTGGCATCTTTCTTGTTAACAACGTTCGGTGACGCGATTCCTGCATTTATCATTATCTTGCTTGGTTTCTCAGCCATTGCGAGCATCACCGCAACAGCTCTAAAGCCAGCTTTTGTCCAGAATTCCACATTTTTACGCGCTACATTCATTAACGGACCTTTCGGTTTAATCGTCCGGATTCTAGCTTTTGCATTTGGCATCATGGCTTTTTATGAAATTGGACCTGAAGCAATTGCTTCACGCAATACTGGAGGCGTTGTTCTTTATGATTTGGCTCCTGTCCTACTAACTTGGTTCTTGTTTGCAGGAATTTTATTGCCACTGCTTGTTGAATTCGGCTTAATGGAATTTGTCGGAACTTTACTCAATAAGTTCATGCGTCCTGTCTTTACTTTACCTGGTCGTTCTTCTATCGATGCAATGGCATCATGGATGGGTGCTGCACCTGTTGGTGTTTTAGTTACGATGAAACAATACGATGAAGGAAACTACTCTGGACGTGAAGCTTCTGTTATTGCAACGACGTTTTCGATTGCCTCTGTTGCGTTTAGTTTAGTTGTAGCAAATGTCGTCGGTATTGGTCATTTGTTCCTTCCCTTCTATGTGGCCGTATCAGTTGCTTGTTTAGTGGCAGCAATTATTATGCCACGCATTCCACCATTGTCTCGTAAAAAAGATGACTACTATGCGCCAGTTGGTAAACAAGTTGACGATACGATTCCTGAAGACGCGTCACTATTCCAATGGGGATTTGACGAAGCTCGTCGCAAAGCAAGCAGTGCGGCAAGCCCGAAAAAACTGGCGAAAATGGGAATCGAAACGGTTCTTGATATTTGGTTGGCACTAATCCCGCTCGTTTTTGCACTTGGTACAGTTGCTTTGATCGTGGCAGAATACACACCACTTTTCAAAATTATTTCTTACCCATTAATTCCAGTGCTCACAATGTTCGGATTACCGGAAGCAGCTGAAGCAGCACCTACTTTCCTAGTCGGTTTTGCAGATATGTTCTTGCCAGCCGTACTGGGCGGTGGCATTGAAAGCGAATTGACTCGCTTTGTTCTAGCTGGGGTATCATTGACGCAAATTATTTATATGTCTGAAATCGGTATTTTGATCTTGCGTTCAAACATTCCTGTGAAGTTCTGGGAACTGGCTGTAATCTTTGTATTGCGTACAGTTATCACATTGCCAATTCTTGTGTTATTTGCTCACCTATTTGTATAA